The following coding sequences lie in one Phaenicophaeus curvirostris isolate KB17595 chromosome 5, BPBGC_Pcur_1.0, whole genome shotgun sequence genomic window:
- the PRR33 gene encoding proline-rich protein 33 isoform X2, whose product MTMLITVSSSVQPAPIHHHPSPPPTLPKPGKDNLRLQRLLKKAAKKNAILSSEQSKSFRSSLSPVNEASSDLEHNESAPQAETPETTARPSSSLPARLSIKPVTHRMPSPIRKSKPFTLKVTEQRRIAEHLMLTTSPALPLLHKPGAPETEGTEPHLPSPRNPSISIFPQPLPSSTASKESAPEVTYVTKMHTYFHTVKPPRAKTPTSNKTQATISQEDKRLPSPTAETESCSEPSPGQIPTSLDDSKATSPTQDPPLLSAAEAEPPNQVHMPAPTEESIKATSPKPSTSNAHADKPMTHESDMEISGSESVPELAKQDGDILKPASSSTPWRQAHPEPATPAQADSTGAPFIDTKAEHVIQPQLTPSLPNISSPKAEPALSSVEARPPGANAGGWHRLRKHLMVQPEAPSFPQTDPEKLGQVEGSKEKDSSQAIISQDNRLFKSRATRMWDAILYQLTVNKERKQETEEKKLQKEESFLLPRRLPILLHKPRFDARKLKELAAKPMTKITTVFEVSRFRPKVTEEQTKSFNRTASGWPVN is encoded by the coding sequence atgACAATGCTGATAACTGTATCATCCTCTGTCCAGCCTGCTCCCATCCACCAccacccttctccccctcccaccCTACCAAAGCCTGGGAAAGACAACCTGCGGCTCCAGCGGCTATTGAAGAAGGCAGCCAAGAAGAATGCCATTCTATCTTCAGAACAATCCAAGTCCTTTCGGTCCAGCCTCTCACCCGTGAATGAGGCCAGCTCTGACCTAGAGCATAATGAGAGCGCTCCCCAAGCAGAGACCCCTGAAACCACAGCACGTCCCtccagcagccttccagccCGCCTTTCCATCAAGCCTGTCACCCACCGCATGCCCTCTCCTATCCGAAAAAGCAAGCCTTTCACACTGAAGGTTACCGAGCAGAGGCGTATTGCCGAACACCTCATGCTCACAACCTCCCCAGCCTTGCCTCTGCTACACAAGCCAGGAGCTCCCGAGACTGAAGGCACAGAACCCCACCTTCCCTCTCCACGCAATCCCTCAATATCCATTTTCCCCCAGCCTCTTCCTTCCAGTACAGCCAGTAAAGAAAGTGCACCAGAGGTTACCTATGTCACCAAGATGCACACTTATTTCCACACTGTCAAGCCACCCAGGGCTAAGACACCCACATCAAATAAGACCCAAGCAACCATCAGCCAGGAAGACAAACGGCTGCCTTCTCCGACAGCTGAaactgaaagctgctctgaaCCATCTCCAGGCCAGATACCCACCTCGCTCGATGATAGCAAAGCCACATCTCCCACACAGGACCCTCCgctcctttctgctgcagaggcagagcCTCCTAATCAGGTACACATGCCTGCTCCTACCGAAGAGTCTATTAAGGCCACTTCACCCAAGCCAAGCACCTCTAATGCCCATGCTGATAAGCCCATGACCCATGAAAGTGACATGGAAATATCTGGGTCAGAGAGTGTTCCTGAGTTAGCCAAGCAAGATGGTGACATCCTAAAACCAGCGTCATCCAGCACTCCCTGGAGGCAAGCACACCCAGAGCCAGCAACCCCAGCACAAGCTGACAGCACTGGGGCCCCCTTCATAGACACCAAGGCAGAACATGTCATTCAACCTCAGTTGACCCCCAGCTTACCAAACATCAGCTCCCCCAAAGCTGAGCCAGCACTATCATCAGTAGAAGCAAGACCTCCTGGAGCCAATGCTGGTGGTTGGCATCGCCTCAGGAAGCACTTGATGGTGCAGCCAGAAGCACCCAGCTTCCCACAGACTgatccagaaaagctgggacaGGTAGAAGGGAGCAAGGAGAAGGATAGCTCTCAAGCAATTATCAGCCAAGACAACAGGCTGTTTAAATCAAGGGCCACAAGAATGTGGGATGCTATTTTATACCAGTTAACAGTCAACAAGGAGAGGAagcaggaaacagaagagaagaagctgcagaaggaagaaagcttCCTTCTTCCCCGCCGCTTACCCATCCTTCTACATAAGCCACGCTTCGATGCCCGGAAACTGAAGGAACTGGCTGCCAAACCCATGACAAAGATCACCACTGTGTTTGAGGTCAGCCGGTTTAGACCCAAAGTGACTGAGGAGCAAACCAAGAGCTTTAACAGAACAGCATCTGGATGGCCAGTCAACTGA
- the PRR33 gene encoding proline-rich protein 33 isoform X1, which translates to METNHTSEMTMLITVSSSVQPAPIHHHPSPPPTLPKPGKDNLRLQRLLKKAAKKNAILSSEQSKSFRSSLSPVNEASSDLEHNESAPQAETPETTARPSSSLPARLSIKPVTHRMPSPIRKSKPFTLKVTEQRRIAEHLMLTTSPALPLLHKPGAPETEGTEPHLPSPRNPSISIFPQPLPSSTASKESAPEVTYVTKMHTYFHTVKPPRAKTPTSNKTQATISQEDKRLPSPTAETESCSEPSPGQIPTSLDDSKATSPTQDPPLLSAAEAEPPNQVHMPAPTEESIKATSPKPSTSNAHADKPMTHESDMEISGSESVPELAKQDGDILKPASSSTPWRQAHPEPATPAQADSTGAPFIDTKAEHVIQPQLTPSLPNISSPKAEPALSSVEARPPGANAGGWHRLRKHLMVQPEAPSFPQTDPEKLGQVEGSKEKDSSQAIISQDNRLFKSRATRMWDAILYQLTVNKERKQETEEKKLQKEESFLLPRRLPILLHKPRFDARKLKELAAKPMTKITTVFEVSRFRPKVTEEQTKSFNRTASGWPVN; encoded by the exons ATGGAAACAAATCACACATCA gagatgACAATGCTGATAACTGTATCATCCTCTGTCCAGCCTGCTCCCATCCACCAccacccttctccccctcccaccCTACCAAAGCCTGGGAAAGACAACCTGCGGCTCCAGCGGCTATTGAAGAAGGCAGCCAAGAAGAATGCCATTCTATCTTCAGAACAATCCAAGTCCTTTCGGTCCAGCCTCTCACCCGTGAATGAGGCCAGCTCTGACCTAGAGCATAATGAGAGCGCTCCCCAAGCAGAGACCCCTGAAACCACAGCACGTCCCtccagcagccttccagccCGCCTTTCCATCAAGCCTGTCACCCACCGCATGCCCTCTCCTATCCGAAAAAGCAAGCCTTTCACACTGAAGGTTACCGAGCAGAGGCGTATTGCCGAACACCTCATGCTCACAACCTCCCCAGCCTTGCCTCTGCTACACAAGCCAGGAGCTCCCGAGACTGAAGGCACAGAACCCCACCTTCCCTCTCCACGCAATCCCTCAATATCCATTTTCCCCCAGCCTCTTCCTTCCAGTACAGCCAGTAAAGAAAGTGCACCAGAGGTTACCTATGTCACCAAGATGCACACTTATTTCCACACTGTCAAGCCACCCAGGGCTAAGACACCCACATCAAATAAGACCCAAGCAACCATCAGCCAGGAAGACAAACGGCTGCCTTCTCCGACAGCTGAaactgaaagctgctctgaaCCATCTCCAGGCCAGATACCCACCTCGCTCGATGATAGCAAAGCCACATCTCCCACACAGGACCCTCCgctcctttctgctgcagaggcagagcCTCCTAATCAGGTACACATGCCTGCTCCTACCGAAGAGTCTATTAAGGCCACTTCACCCAAGCCAAGCACCTCTAATGCCCATGCTGATAAGCCCATGACCCATGAAAGTGACATGGAAATATCTGGGTCAGAGAGTGTTCCTGAGTTAGCCAAGCAAGATGGTGACATCCTAAAACCAGCGTCATCCAGCACTCCCTGGAGGCAAGCACACCCAGAGCCAGCAACCCCAGCACAAGCTGACAGCACTGGGGCCCCCTTCATAGACACCAAGGCAGAACATGTCATTCAACCTCAGTTGACCCCCAGCTTACCAAACATCAGCTCCCCCAAAGCTGAGCCAGCACTATCATCAGTAGAAGCAAGACCTCCTGGAGCCAATGCTGGTGGTTGGCATCGCCTCAGGAAGCACTTGATGGTGCAGCCAGAAGCACCCAGCTTCCCACAGACTgatccagaaaagctgggacaGGTAGAAGGGAGCAAGGAGAAGGATAGCTCTCAAGCAATTATCAGCCAAGACAACAGGCTGTTTAAATCAAGGGCCACAAGAATGTGGGATGCTATTTTATACCAGTTAACAGTCAACAAGGAGAGGAagcaggaaacagaagagaagaagctgcagaaggaagaaagcttCCTTCTTCCCCGCCGCTTACCCATCCTTCTACATAAGCCACGCTTCGATGCCCGGAAACTGAAGGAACTGGCTGCCAAACCCATGACAAAGATCACCACTGTGTTTGAGGTCAGCCGGTTTAGACCCAAAGTGACTGAGGAGCAAACCAAGAGCTTTAACAGAACAGCATCTGGATGGCCAGTCAACTGA